One window from the genome of Pseudonocardia hierapolitana encodes:
- the trpD gene encoding anthranilate phosphoribosyltransferase has product MARLFPTVLAALIRGDDLPAALTERVMDEIVSDAATPAQIAAFAVLLRAKGETADEITGLVASLMRHATPVPIDGHAVDVVGTGGDGADTVNVSTMAALVVAGTGRRVVKHGARSASSACGAADVLEELGVRIDLPAAGVARTVTTAGIGFCFAPVFQPGLRHTSVPRRQIGVPTVFNLLGPLINPARPPASLIGCADPGKAPLLAQVFADRGVTALVVRGDDGLDELTTTTTSTMWIADGGGVERVRVDPAALGIPLAPAGALRGGDRVHNAAIVRAVLGGQPGPVRDAVLLNAAAAIVAHDGAHPALEAFPDALALAGESIDSGAAARTLDAWTRFSPGS; this is encoded by the coding sequence ATGGCCCGCCTCTTCCCGACCGTGCTCGCCGCCCTGATCCGCGGCGACGACCTGCCCGCCGCGCTCACCGAGCGGGTGATGGACGAGATCGTCTCCGACGCCGCCACGCCGGCGCAGATCGCGGCGTTCGCCGTCCTGCTACGCGCCAAGGGGGAGACCGCGGACGAGATCACCGGACTGGTCGCGTCGCTGATGCGCCACGCCACGCCGGTGCCGATCGACGGTCACGCCGTGGACGTCGTGGGCACCGGCGGCGACGGCGCCGACACCGTCAACGTCTCGACGATGGCCGCGCTCGTGGTGGCCGGCACGGGACGGCGCGTGGTCAAGCACGGGGCGCGCAGCGCGTCGTCGGCGTGCGGGGCGGCCGACGTGCTGGAGGAGCTCGGGGTCCGGATCGACCTGCCGGCGGCCGGGGTCGCCCGCACCGTCACGACCGCGGGCATCGGCTTCTGCTTCGCCCCGGTCTTCCAGCCGGGCCTGCGCCACACGTCGGTCCCCCGCCGCCAGATAGGCGTGCCCACGGTCTTCAACCTGCTCGGGCCGCTGATCAACCCGGCGCGCCCGCCCGCGTCGCTGATCGGGTGTGCCGACCCGGGCAAGGCTCCGCTGCTCGCCCAGGTGTTCGCCGACCGGGGCGTCACGGCTCTCGTCGTCCGGGGCGACGACGGTCTCGACGAGCTCACGACGACGACCACGTCCACGATGTGGATCGCGGACGGCGGCGGGGTCGAGCGGGTGCGTGTCGACCCCGCGGCGCTCGGCATCCCGCTCGCGCCCGCGGGCGCCCTGCGCGGCGGCGACCGCGTGCACAACGCGGCGATCGTCCGCGCCGTGCTCGGCGGGCAGCCGGGGCCGGTCCGCGACGCCGTGCTCCTCAACGCCGCTGCCGCGATCGTCGCCCACGACGGCGCGCACCCGGCGCTCGAGGCCTTCCCGGACGCGCTCGCCCTCGCCGGTGAGTCGATCGACTCGGGCGCCGCCGCCCGCACCCTCGACGCGTGGACCCGGTTCAGTCCCGGGTCTTGA
- a CDS encoding GNAT family N-acetyltransferase yields MEDLATLDGTVTLRRAVPDDLPEVVALLAADQLGVQREVADDLGPYREAFDAIAADPAHLLVVAVDAGRVIGTMQLSFIPGLARRGALRAQIEAVRVHADVRGRGVGAQMMGWAIEESRRRGCALVQLTTDKRRTDAHRFYERLGFVASHEGMKLAL; encoded by the coding sequence ATGGAGGATCTTGCGACGCTCGACGGCACCGTCACGCTCCGGCGAGCGGTGCCCGACGACCTGCCCGAGGTCGTGGCGCTGCTCGCCGCCGACCAGCTCGGCGTCCAGCGCGAGGTGGCGGACGACCTGGGGCCGTACCGGGAGGCCTTCGACGCGATCGCCGCCGACCCGGCGCACCTGCTCGTCGTCGCCGTCGACGCGGGACGGGTGATCGGGACGATGCAGCTGAGCTTCATCCCCGGCCTCGCGCGGCGCGGGGCGCTGCGGGCGCAGATCGAGGCCGTCCGGGTGCACGCGGACGTCCGCGGCCGCGGGGTGGGCGCGCAGATGATGGGCTGGGCGATCGAGGAGTCGCGGCGGCGGGGGTGCGCGCTCGTCCAGCTCACCACCGACAAGCGTCGGACCGATGCCCACCGGTTCTACGAGCGCCTCGGGTTCGTGGCGTCGCACGAGGGCATGAAGCTCGCCCTCTAG
- a CDS encoding GDSL-type esterase/lipase family protein, producing MTISADRRVCFAGDSYVAGVGDPEHRGWVGRVVAQSYRGGRPVTAYNLGVRRDTSEDVRRRLPAETGARWVAGCDNRLVVSFGVNDTTEVDGAVRVTPERSVAHLRGIAEDAVAQGVPLLVVGPPPVAEPDQNERIEALDGLFAGSADGVFTYVSVFGALRVERDWMRAVAIGDGAHPGAEGYRLLAELVRPAWEDWLG from the coding sequence ATGACGATCAGTGCGGACCGGCGGGTCTGCTTCGCAGGCGACTCGTACGTCGCCGGCGTCGGGGACCCCGAGCACCGGGGGTGGGTCGGCCGCGTCGTGGCGCAGTCGTACCGCGGCGGACGTCCCGTCACGGCCTACAACCTGGGCGTCCGCCGGGACACGAGCGAGGACGTGCGACGGCGGCTGCCTGCGGAGACGGGGGCCCGCTGGGTCGCGGGCTGCGACAACCGCCTGGTGGTCTCGTTCGGGGTGAACGACACCACCGAGGTCGACGGCGCCGTCCGCGTCACGCCGGAACGGAGCGTGGCCCACCTGCGTGGCATCGCCGAGGATGCGGTCGCACAGGGCGTCCCGCTGCTCGTGGTCGGGCCGCCGCCGGTGGCCGAACCCGATCAGAACGAGCGGATCGAGGCACTCGACGGGCTGTTCGCCGGATCCGCCGATGGGGTGTTCACGTACGTGAGCGTGTTCGGCGCGCTCCGGGTCGAGCGGGACTGGATGCGCGCCGTGGCCATCGGGGACGGTGCGCACCCCGGTGCCGAGGGCTACCGCCTGCTCGCCGAGCTCGTCCGGCCCGCCTGGGAGGACTGGCTCGGCTAG
- a CDS encoding MFS transporter, producing MAPRRARIGVSIVFLVCGAAFATWAARVPAAQERLGLTEGELALGLFGLAAGSVLALVGAGALVTLIGSKRTSILGATVLCAGLPAVAAAPDLGLFVAALAVLGAGNSLLDVAMNAHAARVENAYGRPIFAGFHAFWNIGGLGGSGLAAGLAAADVPIGVHFPIAAAVLLGAALGATTAFLPGTDPGAGGPAFSLPGRALVPLGVIAFCGFLAEGTVNDWSAVLLTTASGASDSVASLGYFAFSITMIGVRLMADRFVVRAGAVRVMRVAAAVTVAGFAIVVLAPVPAVGIAGFAVVGLGAAAIVPVAWSVAAQKEPNAPGRAIAAVATCGYLGFLVGPVLVGVLASAIGLAGAVAVAGAAPLVVFLLAPSLRVAARLPR from the coding sequence GTGGCTCCCCGGCGCGCGCGGATCGGTGTCTCGATCGTCTTCCTGGTCTGCGGGGCCGCCTTCGCCACCTGGGCCGCCCGTGTGCCGGCCGCGCAGGAGCGGCTCGGTCTCACCGAGGGCGAGCTCGCGCTCGGCCTCTTCGGGCTCGCCGCCGGGTCGGTGCTCGCGCTGGTCGGCGCGGGAGCGCTCGTCACGCTGATCGGCAGCAAGCGGACCAGCATCCTCGGCGCCACGGTGCTGTGCGCCGGTCTGCCGGCCGTCGCGGCGGCACCCGACCTCGGGCTGTTCGTCGCCGCGCTCGCCGTGCTCGGCGCGGGCAACAGCCTGCTCGACGTGGCCATGAACGCCCACGCCGCACGCGTCGAGAATGCCTACGGGCGCCCGATCTTCGCCGGGTTCCACGCGTTCTGGAACATCGGCGGGCTGGGCGGGTCCGGGCTCGCCGCCGGGTTGGCGGCCGCCGACGTGCCGATCGGCGTGCACTTCCCGATCGCCGCCGCGGTCCTGCTCGGGGCCGCGCTCGGGGCGACCACGGCGTTCCTGCCCGGCACCGACCCGGGCGCCGGCGGACCGGCCTTCTCCCTCCCGGGCCGCGCGCTCGTGCCCCTGGGGGTGATCGCGTTCTGCGGGTTCCTCGCGGAGGGCACGGTGAACGACTGGAGCGCGGTCCTCCTCACCACCGCCTCGGGAGCGTCGGATTCCGTCGCGTCGCTCGGCTACTTCGCGTTCTCCATCACGATGATCGGTGTCCGGCTCATGGCGGACCGGTTCGTCGTCCGGGCGGGCGCCGTCCGGGTCATGCGGGTCGCGGCCGCCGTCACCGTCGCCGGCTTCGCGATCGTGGTCCTCGCCCCGGTACCTGCGGTCGGGATCGCCGGGTTCGCGGTGGTCGGCCTCGGCGCTGCGGCGATCGTGCCGGTGGCGTGGAGCGTGGCCGCGCAGAAGGAGCCGAATGCGCCCGGCCGGGCCATCGCCGCGGTCGCGACCTGCGGCTACCTCGGGTTCCTCGTCGGGCCGGTCCTCGTCGGTGTCCTCGCGTCCGCGATCGGCCTGGCCGGTGCGGTCGCCGTGGCCGGTGCGGCCCCGCTCGTGGTGTTCCTCCTCGCACCGTCGCTGCGGGTCGCTGCGAGACTCCCCCGATGA
- a CDS encoding alpha/beta hydrolase: MAAVETERAAPGAPVATLLPGRGYGPQAPLLYYARVLLRGRGWAVRTVDWEKVPGLDPADQGAIAAFAGEVLATADPARDLVVGKSLGSLALPAAAARGVPGIWLTPLLGVEDVRRAAARAAASTLLIGGTADPYWDGAAAAATGAQVFEVPGADHSLERPGDLNGTLEVLASVLSRIDAQLAARV, translated from the coding sequence ATGGCAGCCGTCGAGACGGAGCGGGCCGCCCCCGGCGCGCCCGTGGCCACGCTGCTGCCGGGACGCGGATACGGTCCGCAGGCTCCGCTGCTCTACTACGCCCGCGTGCTGCTGCGCGGCCGCGGGTGGGCGGTCCGGACGGTCGACTGGGAGAAGGTCCCCGGACTCGACCCGGCCGACCAGGGTGCGATCGCCGCCTTCGCGGGGGAGGTGCTCGCCACGGCCGACCCGGCGCGGGACCTCGTCGTCGGCAAGTCGCTCGGTTCGCTCGCGCTGCCGGCCGCCGCCGCGCGGGGCGTGCCCGGCATCTGGCTCACCCCGCTGCTGGGCGTCGAGGACGTGCGCCGGGCCGCGGCGCGCGCAGCCGCGTCCACGCTGTTGATCGGGGGCACCGCCGATCCGTACTGGGACGGCGCCGCGGCCGCCGCCACCGGCGCGCAGGTCTTCGAGGTTCCGGGCGCCGATCACTCCCTCGAACGCCCGGGCGACCTGAACGGCACCCTCGAGGTCCTCGCGAGCGTCCTGTCCCGGATCGATGCCCAGCTGGCCGCCCGCGTCTAG
- a CDS encoding alpha/beta fold hydrolase: MPWSGFEGRRVIVGEAEYSVTLGGQGPPLLLLHGFPQTHACWSGVAPALARGHTVVAPDIRGYGASRAPAGGPRGEGYTKREMARELVELMEQLGHRRFSVTGHDRGARVAYRMALDHPERIERAAVLNIVSTLDQFARMGGGPSLGYWPWFLLAQPAPFPERLVGADPAALLDHAFDTWTSRPAAIDARHRAEYLAAATPDTIAAMCGDYRASFHLDRVHDAADRDAGRRIAAPLLVVTGADETQLADAPEVWAAWADDVTAARVPGGHFVPEEAPEELLAVLTPFLDPS, from the coding sequence GTGCCGTGGTCGGGGTTCGAGGGCAGGCGGGTCATCGTCGGCGAGGCCGAGTACAGCGTCACCCTGGGTGGCCAGGGCCCGCCGCTCCTGCTGCTCCACGGCTTCCCTCAGACGCACGCCTGCTGGTCCGGCGTCGCTCCGGCGCTGGCCCGGGGCCACACCGTCGTCGCGCCCGACATCCGCGGGTACGGCGCATCGCGCGCGCCGGCCGGTGGACCGCGGGGCGAGGGCTACACCAAGCGGGAGATGGCGCGCGAGCTCGTCGAGCTGATGGAGCAACTGGGCCACCGGCGGTTCTCCGTCACGGGGCACGACCGCGGCGCGCGCGTCGCCTACCGGATGGCCCTCGACCATCCCGAGCGGATCGAGCGGGCGGCGGTGCTCAACATCGTGTCGACGCTCGACCAGTTCGCCCGCATGGGCGGCGGGCCGTCGCTGGGGTACTGGCCGTGGTTCCTGCTGGCGCAGCCGGCGCCGTTCCCCGAGCGGCTGGTCGGGGCCGACCCGGCCGCGCTGCTGGACCACGCGTTCGACACCTGGACGAGTCGCCCCGCCGCGATCGACGCCCGGCACCGGGCCGAGTACCTCGCCGCGGCCACCCCGGACACGATCGCCGCGATGTGCGGCGACTACCGCGCCAGCTTCCACCTCGACCGCGTGCACGACGCCGCCGACCGCGATGCCGGGCGGCGGATCGCCGCGCCCCTCCTGGTCGTCACCGGCGCGGACGAGACGCAGCTCGCCGACGCCCCTGAGGTCTGGGCCGCCTGGGCCGACGACGTCACCGCGGCCCGCGTGCCGGGCGGGCACTTCGTCCCGGAGGAGGCGCCCGAGGAGCTGCTGGCCGTGCTCACGCCGTTCCTCGACCCGTCGTGA
- a CDS encoding M15 family metallopeptidase: MAVVFAAVTGALGYRTWASSSPSAASDAPARSASATNPATEARQADDVPPRPPPPRSDDRDGDRRGAVGEADGVVPDGVTVFDDEFPAVAELDAGLLEALRRAAKDAARGGVEFSVNSGWRSREYQDQLLREAIAEYGSEKEAARWVATADTSPHVSGDAVDIGPTAAAAWLSDHGAGYGLCQIYRNEPWHFELRPDAVDDSCPRMYADPTHDPRMQK; the protein is encoded by the coding sequence GTGGCGGTGGTCTTCGCCGCGGTGACCGGAGCCCTCGGTTACCGGACGTGGGCGTCCTCGTCCCCGTCGGCGGCATCCGATGCCCCCGCGCGATCCGCTTCCGCCACGAACCCGGCCACCGAGGCCCGGCAGGCAGATGACGTCCCACCGCGTCCTCCTCCACCACGCAGCGACGATCGTGACGGTGACCGCCGTGGTGCTGTCGGCGAGGCCGACGGTGTCGTCCCCGACGGCGTGACGGTGTTCGACGACGAGTTCCCGGCCGTGGCCGAACTCGATGCGGGTCTGCTGGAGGCGCTGCGCCGGGCCGCGAAGGACGCAGCGCGCGGCGGGGTCGAGTTCTCCGTCAACAGCGGCTGGCGTTCCCGGGAGTACCAGGATCAGCTGCTTCGTGAGGCCATCGCCGAGTACGGCTCGGAGAAGGAGGCCGCCCGGTGGGTCGCCACAGCGGACACGTCTCCGCACGTGTCGGGGGACGCGGTCGACATCGGGCCCACCGCTGCCGCGGCGTGGCTGTCCGACCACGGCGCCGGGTACGGGTTGTGCCAGATCTACCGCAACGAGCCTTGGCACTTCGAACTGCGCCCCGACGCCGTCGATGACAGTTGCCCGCGGATGTACGCCGATCCCACGCACGATCCGAGGATGCAGAAGTGA
- a CDS encoding ABC transporter permease, whose protein sequence is MRTLLLASLRIHARRYLAAATAVIASVAFVVVIGVLTSGARAGFMENAGAPYRGADHVVEAPEDGPESDAIELVDRLGDNASGLGRVDLPAYTEGGAPLGVGDLRGETTVGPIAAGEELRWQKLVSGRFPAHTGEAVMHVWDAQAHEVAIGDRIRVGEGATTAELEVVGFVDSPSTWTQSSVYVTWPQYLQWRDHPTFHVQVAVRGEVGQLPEGMTVQPVEDYIGESLAALNNDVDFMALMGLLFAGVALVVSVLVVANTFSILFAGRLRDFALLRCVGATRAQVLGSVRREAAAVGGLASVAGTLVGVGLGYGLLPLINTLAPTPLAAPAPPVPWLLGGFAVGLLVTMLASWLPTRQVIRVSPLAALRPPAALDVRTATGRVRLGLAALLLLTGPALLAAAMVRDSTLFMVAGGAAVFTGVLLLGPVLVPRLVRVSGALLGRAGRLATQNAVRDPRRTATTTAALLVGATLTTAVLTGMATWRAGLDEVNVRHNPIDAALTSLEEPVPTDLLDRVRRTPGVEQAVAVDGAVARVSGFDAPLPVLTTSAAPQVARDGGSFAQVEPGTIRLDLDAFTDPSVRPGDQVTVRVGDREARLRVVSLSGWGRAGMLAPQTLAQLTDAPEPRVVWVRATAGADPLKLVDDLDGLADAAGAQLEDRLQAQAAANRERDLLAGSALGLLGVSVAIALIGIGNTLGLSVLERAREHALLRALGLTRGQLRRTLAAEALLLSVVATVLGTVIGVGFAWVGYETFVKRALTHATMVIPWPSLGAVVLIATLAGLLASVLPAHRAARVTPAAGVSLD, encoded by the coding sequence ATGCGCACCCTCCTCCTCGCCTCCCTGCGCATCCACGCCCGCCGCTACCTCGCGGCGGCGACCGCGGTGATCGCCTCGGTCGCCTTCGTCGTCGTGATCGGCGTGCTCACCTCCGGGGCACGGGCCGGGTTCATGGAAAACGCCGGAGCGCCGTACCGCGGTGCCGACCACGTGGTCGAGGCGCCCGAGGACGGACCCGAGTCGGACGCGATCGAGCTCGTCGACCGCCTCGGCGACAACGCGTCCGGGCTCGGCCGGGTCGACCTGCCTGCGTACACCGAAGGCGGCGCCCCACTCGGCGTGGGCGACTTGCGGGGCGAGACGACCGTGGGGCCGATCGCGGCCGGGGAGGAGCTTCGCTGGCAGAAGCTCGTCTCGGGCCGCTTCCCGGCACACACCGGCGAGGCGGTGATGCACGTGTGGGACGCCCAGGCCCACGAGGTCGCGATCGGTGACCGGATCCGGGTCGGCGAGGGCGCCACCACCGCCGAACTGGAGGTGGTCGGCTTCGTGGACTCCCCGTCCACCTGGACCCAGTCCTCGGTGTACGTCACGTGGCCGCAGTACCTGCAGTGGCGCGACCACCCCACCTTCCACGTCCAGGTGGCGGTGCGGGGGGAAGTGGGTCAGCTCCCGGAAGGCATGACGGTGCAGCCGGTCGAGGACTACATCGGGGAAAGCCTGGCCGCGCTCAACAACGATGTGGACTTCATGGCGTTGATGGGTCTGTTGTTCGCCGGCGTCGCGCTCGTGGTCTCGGTCCTGGTCGTCGCGAACACGTTCTCCATCCTGTTCGCGGGGCGCCTGCGCGACTTCGCGCTGCTGCGCTGCGTCGGCGCCACCCGGGCGCAGGTGCTGGGTTCGGTACGCCGGGAGGCGGCCGCCGTCGGCGGGCTCGCGTCCGTGGCCGGGACGCTGGTCGGCGTCGGGCTCGGCTACGGCCTGCTCCCCCTGATCAACACCCTCGCCCCCACCCCGTTGGCCGCTCCCGCACCGCCTGTGCCCTGGCTGCTGGGCGGGTTCGCCGTCGGCCTGCTGGTCACCATGCTCGCGTCCTGGCTGCCGACCCGGCAGGTGATCCGGGTGAGCCCGCTGGCGGCGCTGCGCCCGCCGGCCGCGCTCGACGTGCGCACCGCCACCGGCCGGGTGCGGCTGGGGCTCGCCGCGCTGCTCCTGCTCACCGGGCCGGCCCTGCTCGCGGCCGCGATGGTCCGGGACAGCACGCTGTTCATGGTGGCCGGCGGAGCAGCGGTGTTCACCGGCGTGCTGCTGCTCGGGCCGGTGCTGGTGCCCCGCCTGGTGCGGGTCAGCGGGGCGCTGCTCGGCCGCGCCGGCCGGCTGGCCACCCAGAACGCCGTGCGCGACCCGCGCCGGACCGCCACCACCACCGCCGCCCTGCTGGTCGGGGCCACCCTGACGACCGCCGTGCTCACCGGGATGGCCACCTGGCGTGCGGGGCTGGACGAGGTGAACGTCAGGCACAACCCCATCGACGCCGCGCTCACCTCGCTCGAGGAACCGGTCCCCACCGACCTCCTCGACCGGGTACGTCGCACTCCCGGTGTCGAACAGGCCGTCGCCGTGGACGGCGCCGTGGCCCGGGTCTCCGGGTTCGACGCACCGCTGCCGGTCCTCACCACGTCGGCCGCGCCGCAGGTGGCCCGCGACGGTGGGAGCTTCGCCCAGGTGGAGCCCGGGACGATCCGGCTCGACCTGGACGCCTTCACCGACCCGAGCGTCCGGCCCGGGGACCAGGTCACGGTGCGCGTCGGCGACCGCGAAGCCCGGCTGCGGGTCGTCTCGCTCTCCGGCTGGGGCCGGGCCGGCATGCTCGCACCGCAGACCCTGGCACAGCTCACCGACGCCCCCGAACCGCGCGTCGTGTGGGTCCGCGCCACCGCAGGCGCCGACCCGCTGAAGCTCGTCGACGACCTGGACGGGCTGGCGGATGCGGCCGGCGCGCAGCTGGAGGACCGGTTGCAGGCCCAGGCGGCGGCGAACCGGGAGCGCGACCTCCTCGCCGGGTCGGCGCTCGGCCTGCTCGGCGTCTCCGTGGCGATCGCGCTGATCGGGATCGGGAACACCCTGGGGCTGTCGGTCCTCGAACGCGCCCGCGAGCACGCGCTGCTGCGTGCGCTCGGGCTGACCCGCGGGCAGCTGCGGCGGACGCTGGCCGCCGAGGCGTTGCTGCTCTCGGTGGTGGCCACCGTGCTCGGCACCGTGATCGGCGTCGGGTTCGCCTGGGTCGGCTACGAGACGTTCGTGAAGCGGGCCCTCACCCACGCCACGATGGTCATCCCCTGGCCGTCACTGGGCGCCGTCGTCCTCATCGCCACCCTGGCCGGACTGCTCGCCAGTGTTCTCCCGGCCCACCGGGCCGCCCGGGTGACCCCGGCCGCGGGGGTGTCCCTCGACTGA
- the metG gene encoding methionine--tRNA ligase gives MNGFYVTTAIPYVNAAPHLGHALELVQADVLARHRRRRGQPVRLLTGTDENALKNVTAARAAGVAVPEFVAAGADRFAALRGPLSLSFDDFIRTSADPRHRRGVELLWRRCAPDLYRRRYEGRYCAGCEQFYAPAELVAGRCPEHGTEPEHIAEENWFFRLSRYGDAIEEAIVSGRVRIEPETRRNEVLAFVRSGLADISVSRPAARAGGWGIPVPDDPEQVVYVWWDALANYITPLTGDELDEWWLRSAERVHVVGKGIVRFHAVHWLALLTAVGLPLPTAIFVHPYLTIGGSKIAKSAGTGVDPLELVARFGVDAVRWWLLREASGRSDTDFTVARLVDRADRELAGGLGNLVQRLVVLAHRIGDGRLARGTPGEATAAATALPGRIDAALARFDLRGATAAIWSFVEVANRVLERERPWERTAADREGVLAGLVDACRITVGECLPFLPDGAAELLARLGAGDAVGPAGAVFRRLGPVAEPARVEAEPEGTRPRPRAWTSPVHGAAHGGLHQPQAKRLTTVSVEGHPRGRGHPGGPVGRENTGEQSGQGGDEDDGAQ, from the coding sequence ATGAACGGCTTCTACGTCACCACCGCCATCCCCTACGTCAATGCGGCCCCGCACCTGGGGCACGCGCTCGAGCTCGTGCAGGCCGACGTGCTCGCCCGGCACCGGCGCCGCCGCGGGCAACCGGTGCGCCTGCTCACCGGCACCGACGAGAACGCCCTCAAGAACGTCACGGCGGCACGGGCGGCCGGTGTCGCCGTGCCCGAGTTCGTCGCGGCGGGGGCCGACCGGTTCGCCGCGCTGCGCGGGCCGCTCTCGCTCTCGTTCGACGACTTCATCAGGACCAGCGCCGATCCACGCCACCGCCGCGGCGTCGAGCTGCTGTGGCGCCGGTGCGCCCCCGACCTGTACCGGCGCCGCTACGAGGGCAGGTACTGCGCGGGCTGCGAGCAGTTCTACGCCCCCGCCGAGCTGGTGGCGGGACGTTGCCCGGAGCACGGCACCGAGCCCGAGCACATCGCAGAGGAGAACTGGTTCTTCCGGCTCTCCCGGTACGGGGATGCGATCGAGGAGGCGATCGTGTCCGGCCGCGTCCGGATCGAGCCGGAGACGCGGCGCAACGAGGTGCTCGCGTTCGTCAGGAGCGGTCTCGCCGACATCAGCGTCTCCCGGCCCGCCGCCCGGGCCGGCGGCTGGGGCATCCCGGTGCCGGACGACCCCGAGCAGGTCGTCTACGTCTGGTGGGACGCGCTCGCGAACTACATCACCCCGCTCACCGGCGACGAGCTGGACGAGTGGTGGCTGCGTTCAGCGGAACGCGTGCACGTGGTCGGGAAGGGGATCGTGCGGTTCCACGCCGTGCACTGGCTCGCGCTGCTGACCGCCGTCGGGCTCCCGCTGCCCACCGCGATCTTCGTGCACCCGTACCTCACCATCGGCGGGTCGAAGATCGCCAAGAGCGCAGGCACCGGGGTCGACCCCCTGGAGCTGGTCGCACGCTTCGGCGTCGACGCCGTGCGCTGGTGGCTGCTGCGCGAGGCATCGGGGCGCTCCGACACCGACTTCACGGTCGCCCGGCTCGTCGACCGGGCCGACCGCGAACTCGCCGGCGGCCTGGGCAACCTGGTCCAGCGCCTGGTCGTGCTCGCACACCGGATCGGCGACGGCCGCCTGGCACGCGGGACGCCGGGCGAGGCCACGGCGGCCGCGACCGCGCTGCCCGGGCGGATCGACGCCGCGCTGGCGCGGTTCGACCTGCGCGGGGCGACGGCGGCGATCTGGTCGTTCGTCGAGGTCGCCAACCGCGTTCTGGAGCGGGAGCGGCCGTGGGAGCGCACTGCCGCGGACCGGGAGGGCGTGCTGGCCGGCCTGGTCGACGCGTGCCGGATCACCGTCGGTGAGTGCCTGCCGTTCCTCCCCGACGGCGCGGCGGAGCTCCTGGCCCGGCTGGGTGCGGGCGACGCGGTCGGACCCGCGGGTGCGGTCTTCCGGCGGCTCGGGCCGGTCGCGGAGCCCGCTCGTGTGGAGGCGGAGCCGGAAGGGACTCGTCCACGCCCCCGAGCATGGACGAGTCCCGTGCACGGTGCCGCGCATGGCGGACTTCATCAGCCGCAGGCCAAGCGGTTGACGACGGTTTCAGTCGAGGGACACCCCCGCGGCCGGGGTCACCCGGGCGGCCCGGTGGGCCGGGAGAACACTGGCGAGCAGTCCGGCCAGGGTGGCGATGAGGACGACGGCGCCCAGTGA